The genomic segment CAGCTGCTGTGATCGATAGCCCAACAAACTCGCCTCGACCACATACTCGCCTGCCAGCAGGTTATGTAAAACGAACCGTCCGTTGCGGTCGGTCACCGCACCCACGGCGGTGCCCGGCACCGTCACGTTGACGCCGAACAGGGCGTGGCGATCGGATCCGTCCAGGACCTTGCCTTCGATCTTGACGTCAGATTGCGCCGGCGAATCCTGACGGCCGACCACGGCCAGCAGCAGAAACGTCAGCAGAAATCGAAGAAAAAGTTTTTTACCGAAGCGATTCATACATCAGACTTGTCATCGATGAGGAGACAGGGAGAAAGGCAGGAATGAGCGTTTGCAGGAGGTCCAAAAAAAAGCCCCTGTCTTGCAACAGGGGGCGTCGTTATCTCGAATACCAGCACCTCACCCGCGAAGGCTAATCCAAACACTCTCTGGCAGGTCTCCTGGCTTTGAACATCAATCCTACCGGTCGCGCCTTCCCGGTTTCCCAGTGGCGTTTGCGATGCGACTTTCGTAGTTCATTACAGTAGCGGGGCTGCGACGGATTTGCACCGTCTTCCCTTTTCATCCATTTGGAACCAAAGCATGCATTTCAAAGAGCACTGCAATATAAAAAGAAATTAGGCGAAAAGCAACAGCTATTATGCCGGCTAATCAAAAAAATCCCAGACAAATCCCCAGCGCAGCTGCTGTTTCGGCATCGAATAACCGGGAAGCAGTTGATAGTCGATACCGGCAAAATTTTGCAGCAACAAGAACAGGCGCGCACTTTTAATTTTAACGCCCAGATGGGCGAACGGGACGACGACCGGCGACAGCGCGGGCGACGGCAGGCGCGTGCCGGGCATCAAGCTGTTCTCGCCTCGTTCTCCCCAAGCGTTGAATCCGACGCGCAACCGCACATCCAGATCGCCGGAGAAAAAAACATTTGCGTATTGCACGCAGCCCCAGACCTGCTGCGCCGGTTGCGGCAGCGGGTCCTCTTCGTTCTCGCGGGTTTGCCGTAGATTGGCATAAAAAGAAAAACAGCGGTTCAGTTTCTGTTCCACGCCGATGTCCATCGCCCAACGGCTCGCGTCCTGCGCAAAAGCCGCTGTTTGGGATGGAAGGCTGGAGAGCGTCATTCGATCGCTGCTGTAAGAAACACTGAGGAAATAGCGGACGGCGTCGCTGTTTTTTTCCAGCGCCCATCCCCATTGATCGCTGCGTTCCTGTTGAAAAGCCCGGTCGCCGGCGACATAGCTCTCTACGCCATAGCCGTCACTCAGTCCCGCAGACGCGATATGGCTGCCATACCACAGCCGCGAATTCCATCTGCGCGCCAGGGTCCTGGCCGCTTGGAACTGGGGCAATACGGCGATCTTTTGATCTCCGCGACGCTGCGCCTGAATGCCGGCCAGCCAGAACCAAGGTGCATCGGCCGAAGATCCTATTTGCGTCCAGGCCTCCAGATCACCGCGCTGACTATCACTGCGACCGGTGATCTCCATCCGGCTGTGCTGCCACAGCCCGCCGCTGTTCCATTGCACCGGCCCGAGGCGCCGGCCGTATTGCATCAACAACCGCGACCGGCCGGCGTTCTGAATCTGCTGAGCTGCCGGGGAAGGTCGATAATAAAACTCGCGATAGAGATCGGTGTACTGCCAAAAAACAGAGACGCGATGAGCCTGCAGGCTGAGGCCATGGTCATAGCGATCAAGTTTTTCATGCAAAAAAGGAACTTGGGGCGTAGTCGCGGACCACGGCACATCGCGGTCCATTTTGTTGAGCAGCAACA from the bacterium genome contains:
- a CDS encoding TonB-dependent receptor plug domain-containing protein, whose product is MKRTKILIVCLLASAACASSAPAGPGAKSDTSAWPIIRMIDSTCIQRSGYGSAADLLAQVPGVFVFDRGSVGQLAAAALFAGSFRHLDATWDGLLLNDPVSGVVDWNLVPVEGIERIDAWTRPGGETAGLISPAHSLYVTGRDLAGSGLRSATAYRTGGNGYDDVDVRLGLKPTVHSALTAGAVLKNYGGTAADEKYRAQKVNLNVERRFGPQWRLRYLLLLNKMDRDVPWSATTPQVPFLHEKLDRYDHGLSLQAHRVSVFWQYTDLYREFYYRPSPAAQQIQNAGRSRLLMQYGRRLGPVQWNSGGLWQHSRMEITGRSDSQRGDLEAWTQIGSSADAPWFWLAGIQAQRRGDQKIAVLPQFQAARTLARRWNSRLWYGSHIASAGLSDGYGVESYVAGDRAFQQERSDQWGWALEKNSDAVRYFLSVSYSSDRMTLSSLPSQTAAFAQDASRWAMDIGVEQKLNRCFSFYANLRQTRENEEDPLPQPAQQVWGCVQYANVFFSGDLDVRLRVGFNAWGERGENSLMPGTRLPSPALSPVVVPFAHLGVKIKSARLFLLLQNFAGIDYQLLPGYSMPKQQLRWGFVWDFFD